The sequence ACGTCGTCCGTCCCTCGCGCTGGCGAGCGCGGAAAAGTTGCCGCGCCTCGCTGAAGAACTGTTGATAATCGGCGCGGCGATAGTCGGGAAACGTCCAATCCCGATGCTGCCAGCGGCCATCTTTGTAGAAGAGAGTGACCTCGGCAAAGATTCCTCGGCCGAGATAGATGCGATGGGCGTGGTCCTTCGTCGAGGCGAGCACCAGCTTGGCCGAGGTGAGATAGCCGGGGTCGAGATTGAGCGGCCGCGGCTCTGGATGGCCGGCCTCGCGAGCGTATTCAACTTCCCAGGCGTTCGTGGCGATTTTCCATTCGATCAACTCCTCGGGATCGCGCAGTTCGCTGAACATCCAGAAGCACTTTTTCAACTCCGTTCCCATCGTCAGAGCATAGTAATCGGTTTCGCCGAAAGGGAACCGCGGGCTATCCAGCGCGATCGGTCCCCAAGCCTCGCTAGCTCGCCGCCGCGCACAATCCAAGGCCGCATCGTAACGGCTGAACGCCGCTAGCACGGTGAGCACCGGCGAATGGAGGCGAGTTTCACCCATATCAGCGTCGCGGCGGAGGGGAAATTGTCTTGCTTGCTATGGGACAGAGTAGCAGAAACCAAATCGCAAAATACTGACGTTGACCGATCGGCGAGCATTTCTATAATCCTCGCCCAGCCCATTGTGGGGATTACGGTCGCTCGGACTACGCAAACTTTTCAGTTTATTTGCATATTACGGCGCCGAACGACCGAAGAATCTTGAGAGTAATTGCCGCCCGGCTCGGTCGAGCCAGCGGCAACGGCGATCGCCGGATCGTTGAGGCGGCCGAGGATCGACGACTCGTCAAAACCCAATCCCGTCCTAATTGAACATGACCCTCAGGGAAGAGGTTCTGCGACCCTAACGGGGGCGGCACGGACGCCGCCCCCGGGTCGCATGCAACTCCTCTGGGCAGAAAAGGATGCTGCCATGCAACGGCTCAAAGTCTTTGGCTCGCTTGCCGCACTGGCAATCTTCGCGATTGCCGGATGCACGTCGACTAGCTCGAATCCCGGCGCCGGCTCCAGCACGAGCACCAGTTGGTGGAAGTGGGGCCACAAGGATCCGACTCCCGGCCTGACTTCCGCTCCGTTGGCCCCGAAGAGCCCGACTTTGCCGACGGCCGGCGCGACGCCCGGCACTCCATCGTCAGCCTATCCGTCGTACGGCGGCACGGGCTACCCGGCGGCCAGTCCGTATTCGCCATCGACTTCGACCGTCTATCCGGCCGCTTCGCCCTACGCCAATAGCGGCAGCTACCCAGCGAACGGCGCTTATGCAGGACCGGCCGGCGCCCCCGCGGGCAGCGCGGCATCGGCAAATTCCTATGGAGCCAACTCGTGGAACGGCGCTCCTGCAACCGGCGCGGCGACTCCGACGGCCTACGCCGCCCCCTCGGCAACGTATCCGCCGGCCAGCTATCCGAGCACCGGCTATCCGACAACCAGCCCCGGTTACGCGAGCGGTGGATACGCCGCAGCGCCTAGCGCGGGCGCAAGCGCGCCGAGCGGCAGCTACGCGACCCAGCCGCAAAGCGGCTATTATGGCGCGAACAGCGCGCAGCCTTCAGGCACTAGCGCCTCCGC is a genomic window of Pirellulales bacterium containing:
- a CDS encoding DUF4416 family protein — its product is MGETRLHSPVLTVLAAFSRYDAALDCARRRASEAWGPIALDSPRFPFGETDYYALTMGTELKKCFWMFSELRDPEELIEWKIATNAWEVEYAREAGHPEPRPLNLDPGYLTSAKLVLASTKDHAHRIYLGRGIFAEVTLFYKDGRWQHRDWTFPDYRRADYQQFFSEARQLFRARQREGRTT